Proteins from one Microbacterium sp. Root553 genomic window:
- a CDS encoding NADPH-dependent F420 reductase, which yields MTTLGIIGAGHIGSQIARVAVANGYDVVIANSRGPETLADLIAELGPKAKAATAAEAAEAAEVAVVTVPLGAIDQLPADQLAGKIVLDTNNYYFERDGHIEALDKGETTTSEMLQQKLPTSRIAKAFNHIPSGDITTDGTPAGTEGRRALATAGDDAEATDFVTRFYDEAGFDTVNIGPLSESWRVERDRPAYVVKQTAAELEANLAKANRLP from the coding sequence ATGACAACTCTCGGAATCATCGGAGCAGGACACATCGGCAGCCAGATCGCGCGCGTCGCCGTGGCGAACGGATACGACGTCGTGATCGCGAACTCCCGCGGACCGGAGACGCTCGCGGATCTCATCGCAGAGCTCGGGCCGAAGGCGAAGGCGGCGACCGCCGCGGAGGCCGCCGAGGCGGCGGAGGTGGCCGTCGTGACCGTGCCGCTCGGCGCGATCGATCAGCTGCCCGCCGACCAGCTCGCCGGCAAGATCGTGCTCGACACGAACAACTACTACTTCGAGCGCGACGGTCACATCGAGGCGCTCGACAAGGGCGAGACCACGACCTCCGAGATGCTGCAGCAGAAGCTGCCGACGTCGCGCATCGCGAAGGCGTTCAACCACATCCCCTCGGGTGACATCACGACCGACGGAACCCCGGCCGGAACCGAGGGCCGCCGCGCTCTCGCCACCGCGGGCGACGACGCGGAGGCCACGGACTTCGTCACGCGGTTCTACGACGAGGCGGGTTTCGACACGGTGAACATCGGCCCGCTGAGCGAGTCCTGGCGCGTCGAGCGCGACCGCCCGGCGTACGTCGTGAAGCAGACCGCCGCAGAGCTTGAGGCGAACCTCGCGAAGGCGAACCGCCTGCCCTGA
- a CDS encoding heavy metal translocating P-type ATPase translates to MATSTEPVSYDLDIGGMTCASCAARVEKRLNRIDGVSASVNYATERAHVEAPAGVDVEDLISEVVRTGYTAALPREKRADEVDPAYLLLRLRLIVAIALAVPVIAMAMAEPLQFAGWQWASLILATPVVTWAAWPFHRAAVQNAAHRTVTMDTLISVGVTAAYAWSLYALFFGTAGMWGMTHPFRVIERGDGLGSIYLEVAAGVTMFLLLGRFLEQRSKRRAGAALRALGELGAKDVAVVRGGREERIPLADLAVGDVFIVRPGEKIATDGVVLEGASAVDASMLTGESVPVEVHQGDAVTGATVNIGGRLRVTATRIGGDTQLARIARLVEEAQSGKAEAQRIADRLSAVFVPIVFAISAVTLVTWLLVGGGTAAAFTAAVAVLIIACPCALGLATPMALLVGTGRGAQLGLLIKGPEVLESTRRVDTIVLDKTGTVTTGRMTLLEVIPASGEDEAEVLRLTAAVEEASEHPIAQAIVRGATERLGALPAVESFQNVQGRGVTGVVEARAVVAGRPSLLADWGLQLGSSLAAAFDDAEESARTAVAVAWDGRVRGVLIVADQVRPSSADAIAALRQLGLRPVLLTGDNERAARRIAAAVGIDEVRAGVLPEQKVAEIVALQQQGRRVAMVGDGVNDAAALAQSDLGIAMGTGTDAAIEASDLTLVRADLRGAVDAIRLARRTLGTIRGNLFWALAYNVAAIPLAALGLLNPMLAGAAMAFSSVFVVLNSLRLRRFRGAVSPAAR, encoded by the coding sequence ATGGCCACCTCGACGGAGCCCGTCTCCTACGACCTCGACATCGGGGGCATGACCTGCGCGTCGTGCGCCGCACGGGTGGAGAAGCGTCTGAACCGCATCGACGGCGTCTCCGCGTCGGTGAACTACGCCACCGAGAGGGCCCACGTCGAAGCCCCCGCCGGAGTCGACGTCGAAGATCTCATCTCCGAGGTCGTGCGCACCGGGTACACGGCCGCACTGCCGAGGGAGAAGCGGGCGGACGAGGTCGATCCGGCCTATCTGCTGCTGCGGCTGCGCCTGATCGTCGCGATCGCGCTCGCGGTGCCCGTCATCGCGATGGCGATGGCCGAACCCCTCCAGTTCGCCGGATGGCAGTGGGCGTCGCTGATCCTCGCCACTCCCGTCGTCACCTGGGCGGCCTGGCCCTTCCACCGTGCCGCCGTGCAGAACGCGGCGCACCGCACCGTCACGATGGACACGCTCATCTCGGTCGGCGTCACCGCCGCCTACGCATGGTCGCTGTACGCGCTGTTCTTCGGCACTGCCGGCATGTGGGGCATGACGCATCCGTTCCGCGTCATCGAACGCGGCGACGGTCTGGGCAGCATCTACCTCGAAGTCGCCGCCGGCGTGACGATGTTCCTGCTGCTCGGGCGCTTTCTCGAGCAGCGGTCCAAGCGTCGGGCGGGCGCGGCGTTGCGCGCACTCGGCGAGCTCGGCGCGAAGGATGTCGCGGTCGTGCGCGGAGGTCGCGAAGAGCGTATACCGCTCGCCGATCTCGCGGTGGGCGACGTGTTCATCGTGCGGCCCGGCGAGAAGATCGCGACCGACGGCGTCGTGCTCGAGGGGGCGTCCGCGGTGGACGCCTCGATGCTCACGGGCGAGTCCGTGCCGGTCGAGGTGCACCAGGGCGACGCCGTCACCGGTGCCACCGTGAACATCGGCGGTCGGCTGCGGGTCACGGCGACGCGCATCGGCGGCGACACCCAGCTCGCCCGCATCGCGCGCCTCGTGGAGGAGGCGCAGTCGGGCAAGGCCGAGGCGCAGCGGATCGCCGACCGGCTGTCGGCGGTCTTCGTGCCGATCGTGTTCGCGATCTCGGCGGTGACGCTCGTCACCTGGCTGCTCGTCGGAGGCGGCACGGCGGCCGCGTTCACCGCGGCAGTGGCCGTGCTCATCATCGCCTGCCCGTGTGCGCTCGGCCTCGCCACCCCGATGGCCCTGCTGGTGGGGACGGGGCGGGGCGCTCAGCTCGGCCTTCTCATCAAGGGACCGGAGGTTCTCGAGTCGACCCGTCGCGTCGACACCATCGTGCTCGACAAGACCGGCACCGTCACCACCGGACGCATGACGCTCCTCGAGGTCATTCCCGCGTCGGGAGAGGACGAGGCCGAGGTGCTGCGCCTCACGGCCGCGGTGGAGGAGGCATCGGAGCATCCGATCGCGCAGGCGATCGTGCGCGGCGCGACCGAGCGACTCGGCGCTCTGCCGGCGGTCGAGTCCTTCCAGAACGTGCAGGGACGCGGCGTCACCGGTGTCGTCGAGGCGCGAGCAGTGGTCGCCGGGCGGCCCTCTCTGCTCGCCGACTGGGGGCTGCAGCTCGGCTCCTCCCTCGCCGCCGCGTTCGATGACGCCGAGGAGAGCGCGCGGACGGCGGTCGCCGTGGCGTGGGACGGACGGGTGCGCGGCGTGCTGATCGTCGCGGATCAGGTCAGGCCCTCGAGCGCAGACGCGATCGCCGCACTGCGACAGCTCGGACTGCGACCCGTGCTGCTCACGGGAGACAACGAGCGCGCCGCGCGGCGCATCGCCGCCGCGGTCGGCATCGACGAGGTGCGCGCCGGAGTGCTGCCCGAGCAGAAGGTGGCCGAGATCGTGGCCCTGCAGCAGCAGGGGCGCCGCGTGGCGATGGTGGGCGACGGTGTCAACGACGCCGCGGCGCTCGCGCAGTCCGACCTCGGGATCGCGATGGGCACCGGAACCGATGCGGCCATCGAGGCCTCGGACCTGACCCTCGTGCGGGCCGACCTGCGGGGCGCCGTGGATGCGATCCGGCTGGCGCGGCGCACGCTGGGGACCATTCGCGGCAACCTGTTCTGGGCGCTGGCCTACAACGTCGCGGCGATACCGCTCGCGGCCCTCGGACTGCTCAACCCGATGCTCGCCGGGGCGGCGATGGCGTTCTCCAGTGTGTTCGTGGTGCTGAACAGCCTGCGACTCCGCCGCTTCCGCGGGGCGGTGTCGCCCGCTGCTCGCTAG
- a CDS encoding GntR family transcriptional regulator codes for MTRILRDDIILGRRAPGSRLVERDIAAELHVSRLPVREAIRTLVSEGVVVARPRSWAVVRKFTRRDIQDFGEVREAIETLIFLFAAERHTDEGIARLRAALDRELSAAQAGDIEAARMAAGEFHAVAAELAGNEMLDELIGVFVTRLRWLFGQHDDLLAMAEEHRVILEAVAARDTDTLRWLIPRHLASGQATAELRLAGGPSAV; via the coding sequence GTGACGCGCATTCTCCGCGACGACATCATCCTCGGGCGCCGCGCGCCAGGATCGCGGCTCGTCGAACGCGACATCGCGGCTGAACTCCACGTCTCGCGGCTGCCTGTTCGCGAGGCGATCCGCACTCTGGTCAGCGAGGGCGTGGTGGTCGCGCGGCCACGCAGCTGGGCGGTCGTGCGGAAGTTCACGCGCCGGGACATCCAGGATTTCGGCGAGGTGCGCGAAGCGATCGAGACCCTGATCTTCCTCTTCGCCGCCGAGCGTCATACCGACGAGGGCATCGCGCGCCTCCGGGCTGCGCTCGACCGGGAGCTGTCGGCGGCCCAGGCGGGAGACATCGAGGCCGCCCGCATGGCTGCCGGTGAGTTCCACGCCGTGGCGGCAGAGCTGGCGGGCAACGAGATGCTCGACGAGCTGATCGGCGTGTTCGTGACACGACTGCGCTGGCTGTTCGGGCAGCATGACGACCTGCTCGCGATGGCCGAGGAGCACCGGGTGATCCTCGAAGCGGTCGCCGCTCGTGACACCGACACGCTGCGCTGGCTGATCCCGCGGCATCTGGCGAGTGGGCAGGCCACCGCCGAACTGCGCCTCGCCGGTGGGCCCTCCGCGGTCTGA
- the sufU gene encoding Fe-S cluster assembly sulfur transfer protein SufU, giving the protein MSDLQGLYQELILDHSRTPHGFGLREEIAAQSHQVNPTCGDEVTLQVHRADDGSIEALAWEGHGCAISQASASLLAELAEGLTVPELEVRIAAFREAMRSRGKIEPDEELLGDVAALGGVSRYVARVKCAMLAWVAVEDALHRA; this is encoded by the coding sequence ATGAGTGATCTGCAGGGCCTGTATCAGGAGCTCATCCTCGACCATTCGCGCACCCCGCACGGGTTCGGGCTCCGCGAGGAGATCGCGGCGCAGTCCCACCAGGTGAACCCGACCTGCGGCGACGAGGTCACCCTGCAGGTGCATCGGGCCGACGACGGCAGCATCGAGGCGCTCGCGTGGGAGGGGCACGGATGCGCCATCTCCCAGGCATCCGCGTCGCTGCTCGCCGAGCTCGCCGAGGGACTCACCGTGCCCGAGCTGGAGGTGCGCATCGCGGCGTTCCGCGAGGCCATGCGCTCGCGCGGCAAGATCGAGCCCGACGAGGAGCTCCTCGGCGACGTGGCGGCCCTGGGCGGTGTCTCGCGGTACGTGGCACGGGTGAAGTGCGCGATGCTCGCCTGGGTCGCCGTCGAAGACGCACTCCACCGGGCGTGA
- a CDS encoding LysE family translocator translates to MFSAATLVTFVVAAFVMVVIPGPTVLFTIGRAMALGRVGGFLSILGTAVGSILLIIGVALGVGTVVAQSIVLFTIVKVLGAGYLVFLGIQAIRHRTDAAKAMTGAVPTRSGLRLLGEGFVVGATNPKSIAFFLAILPQFVDLHSGSVPLQLLVLGAIVVAIGVACDAIWVLLASAARDWFGRSPRRIEAVSATGGSLMIALGAFLLVWSEKPASV, encoded by the coding sequence ATGTTCAGCGCCGCCACGCTCGTGACCTTCGTCGTCGCGGCATTCGTCATGGTCGTGATCCCCGGTCCGACCGTGCTCTTCACGATCGGCCGCGCCATGGCTCTGGGACGGGTCGGCGGCTTCCTGAGCATCCTGGGCACCGCGGTCGGGTCGATCCTGCTCATCATCGGCGTGGCGCTCGGGGTCGGCACCGTGGTCGCGCAGTCGATCGTGCTGTTCACCATCGTCAAGGTCCTCGGCGCCGGGTACCTCGTGTTCTTGGGCATCCAGGCGATCAGACATCGCACCGACGCGGCGAAGGCGATGACGGGGGCGGTGCCGACTCGCTCAGGCCTGCGACTGCTCGGCGAGGGCTTCGTCGTCGGTGCCACGAACCCCAAGTCGATCGCGTTCTTCCTCGCGATCCTGCCGCAGTTCGTCGACCTTCACTCGGGATCGGTGCCTCTGCAACTGCTGGTGCTCGGGGCGATCGTCGTCGCGATCGGAGTGGCCTGCGATGCGATCTGGGTACTGCTCGCGAGTGCGGCACGAGACTGGTTCGGCCGCTCGCCGCGACGCATCGAGGCCGTGAGCGCGACCGGCGGGAGCCTCATGATCGCTCTCGGCGCGTTCCTCCTGGTGTGGAGCGAGAAGCCCGCGAGCGTCTGA
- a CDS encoding SufS family cysteine desulfurase, translated as MSTSRDVDAISPPSDGPLTDEEVRRLRQDFPILQTEVHGHPLAYLDSGATSQRPFSVLDAEREFASTLNAAVHRGAHTLAAEATEVFEDARATVARFIGADVGELVWTSNATEALNLIAYSLSNASLGRGGAAAEPLRLREGDEIVTTEMEHHANLIPWQELAARTGATLRVIPLDDHGALRLDVAADIISARTRLVAVTHVSNVLGVINPVDQLVALAREVGAFVVLDACQSAPHLPLDVHALDVDFAVISGHKMLGPTGIGALYGRRELLEIMPPFLTGGSMITTVTTTEASYLPPPQRFEAGTQRVSQVVALAAAVDYLTAVGMPRIAAHEAALGARLVDGLTAVDGVRVLGAGIDLPRVGLASFDVDGIHSHDVGQFLDDLGIAVRVGHHCAQPLHRRLGITSSTRASTYLYTTDAEVDAVVDGVQGAIDFFRRGA; from the coding sequence ATGAGCACTTCCCGCGACGTCGACGCGATCAGCCCGCCGAGCGACGGTCCCCTCACGGACGAGGAGGTGCGACGCCTCCGCCAGGACTTCCCGATCCTGCAGACCGAGGTGCACGGGCATCCGCTCGCCTACCTCGACTCCGGGGCGACATCGCAGCGCCCGTTCTCCGTGCTGGATGCCGAACGCGAATTCGCCTCGACCCTCAACGCGGCCGTGCACCGCGGCGCGCACACGCTGGCCGCCGAGGCGACGGAGGTCTTCGAGGACGCCAGGGCGACCGTGGCGCGCTTCATCGGCGCAGACGTCGGGGAGCTCGTCTGGACCTCGAACGCCACAGAGGCGCTGAACCTCATCGCGTACTCGCTCTCGAACGCCTCGCTCGGACGGGGAGGAGCAGCGGCGGAGCCGCTCCGCCTGCGCGAGGGCGATGAGATCGTGACCACGGAGATGGAGCACCACGCCAACCTCATCCCCTGGCAGGAGCTCGCCGCGCGCACCGGAGCGACCCTGCGCGTGATCCCGCTCGACGACCACGGGGCGCTGCGGCTCGATGTCGCCGCGGACATCATCTCCGCGCGCACCAGACTCGTCGCCGTCACCCACGTGTCGAACGTGCTGGGGGTGATCAATCCCGTGGATCAGCTCGTCGCCCTCGCCCGCGAGGTCGGTGCATTCGTGGTGCTCGATGCCTGTCAGTCCGCACCGCATCTGCCGCTCGACGTGCACGCCCTCGACGTCGACTTCGCCGTGATCTCGGGTCACAAGATGCTGGGCCCGACCGGGATCGGTGCGCTCTACGGTCGCCGTGAACTGCTCGAGATCATGCCCCCGTTCCTCACCGGCGGATCCATGATCACCACCGTCACCACCACCGAGGCCTCGTACCTGCCGCCGCCCCAGCGCTTCGAGGCCGGCACGCAGCGGGTGTCCCAGGTCGTGGCGCTTGCGGCCGCGGTCGACTACCTCACCGCGGTGGGGATGCCGCGCATCGCCGCGCACGAGGCAGCGCTCGGCGCACGCCTCGTCGACGGGCTCACCGCCGTCGACGGGGTGCGGGTGCTCGGAGCCGGCATCGATCTGCCGCGAGTGGGCCTCGCGAGCTTCGACGTCGACGGCATCCACTCGCACGACGTCGGGCAGTTCCTCGACGACCTCGGCATCGCGGTGCGGGTCGGGCATCACTGCGCGCAGCCGTTGCACCGCCGTCTCGGCATCACCTCGTCGACCAGGGCGAGCACGTATCTGTACACCACCGACGCCGAGGTGGATGCCGTCGTCGACGGCGTCCAGGGCGCGATCGACTTCTTCCGGAGGGGCGCATGA
- a CDS encoding ATP-binding protein, giving the protein MRRRVGARAVRLGMLLLPSLIVLSAVGVTAGVAIAAQERSIRASTADRVREVAASLAVLPEVQRTLESTVDSGDDDDPADAGDLADATEQLQPLADIVAQAAGVYYVVITDDEGVRITHPLPSERGVRVSTTNESVLAGAEFLGTETGPSGRSLRAKVPVFGDGDRIIGMVAVGVLESSLSARREEALGDILPWIVGALVVGTLASSAVGAAIERRFRRLDEQAAEHEHLRLITTALQEQSHEFSTRLHVIHGLVSHGDAEEALTYIDDIVPVLTSELPGTTRTPITSVAIEAVRRELTALGAHLEVDVDDDIEIDEGVLLIIANLCRNAGEAGAGNVRCTVTQRGRTLIGSVEDDGPGIDPADVDRVFARGYSSKSARTVGGRGIGLDLVRRTVMARGGVIEIGRSPLGGARFDFEMDEVR; this is encoded by the coding sequence ATGAGACGCAGGGTCGGCGCACGCGCCGTGCGCCTCGGGATGCTCCTGCTGCCCAGCCTCATCGTGCTGTCCGCTGTCGGGGTGACCGCGGGTGTCGCGATCGCGGCGCAGGAACGCAGCATCCGCGCATCCACGGCGGATCGTGTGCGCGAGGTCGCCGCGAGCCTCGCCGTGCTCCCCGAGGTGCAGCGCACGCTGGAGTCCACGGTCGACAGCGGCGACGATGACGATCCCGCCGATGCGGGCGACCTCGCCGACGCGACGGAGCAGCTGCAGCCCCTCGCCGACATCGTCGCGCAGGCCGCCGGGGTGTACTACGTCGTCATCACCGACGACGAGGGTGTGCGGATCACCCATCCGCTCCCGTCCGAGCGCGGGGTGCGCGTGTCGACGACGAACGAGTCGGTGCTGGCGGGCGCGGAGTTCCTCGGCACCGAGACCGGTCCGTCCGGTCGATCGCTGCGCGCCAAGGTGCCCGTCTTCGGCGACGGCGACCGGATCATCGGCATGGTGGCCGTCGGCGTGTTGGAGTCGAGCCTCTCCGCGCGTCGCGAGGAGGCCCTCGGCGACATCCTGCCGTGGATCGTCGGAGCCCTCGTCGTCGGCACCCTCGCGAGTTCGGCCGTCGGGGCGGCGATCGAGCGACGATTCCGCCGACTCGACGAGCAGGCGGCCGAACACGAGCACCTGCGGCTCATCACCACCGCTCTCCAAGAGCAGTCGCACGAGTTCAGCACCCGCCTGCACGTGATCCACGGGCTCGTCTCGCATGGTGACGCCGAGGAGGCGCTGACGTACATCGACGACATCGTCCCTGTGCTCACCTCCGAGCTCCCAGGAACCACGCGGACCCCGATCACGAGCGTCGCGATCGAGGCCGTGCGGAGGGAGCTCACCGCGCTGGGAGCGCACCTCGAGGTCGACGTCGATGACGACATCGAGATCGACGAGGGCGTGCTGCTCATCATCGCCAACCTCTGCCGCAATGCGGGCGAGGCCGGCGCGGGCAACGTTCGCTGCACGGTGACGCAGCGCGGGCGCACGCTGATCGGCTCGGTCGAGGACGACGGGCCGGGCATCGACCCCGCCGACGTCGATCGCGTCTTCGCTCGCGGGTACTCGTCGAAGTCCGCGCGCACGGTCGGCGGTCGCGGCATCGGACTCGATCTCGTGCGCCGCACCGTGATGGCGCGCGGCGGAGTGATCGAGATCGGACGCTCGCCCCTCGGGGGCGCGCGCTTCGACTTCGAGATGGATGAGGTGCGATGA
- a CDS encoding heavy-metal-associated domain-containing protein: MSTTTYVVTGMTCGHCERSVRSEVSKLSGVTAIEVSAASGSLVITADAPVDDTAVLAAVDEAGYTAARA, encoded by the coding sequence ATGAGTACGACCACATACGTCGTCACCGGGATGACCTGCGGACACTGTGAGCGATCCGTGCGCAGCGAGGTCTCGAAGCTGTCTGGAGTCACCGCGATCGAGGTGAGTGCGGCTTCGGGCAGCCTCGTCATCACCGCCGATGCTCCGGTCGACGACACTGCCGTGCTGGCCGCCGTCGACGAGGCCGGATACACCGCGGCGCGTGCCTGA
- a CDS encoding SDR family NAD(P)-dependent oxidoreductase, whose amino-acid sequence MKRLALAGSTTVITGAANGMGAQIARILAADGVHLALIDHDADALATVVAALPPTTVTAHVVDLRDDEAVFAAAADISAAHPRISALITCAGSSMLGTLDQLTMEEMRWLADVNLWGTVSITKALLPSLRASRAAHITHLASIYALAAPAGRIPYALSKYAVRGFSEALRHELEGTTVTVGAVYPAGVRTGIILHGRYAAAIDPAVAARAAEAQAAMYHTEPADAAAAIVRATVRRRARTMVGREARLVDVLVRLAPAAYWRVMRRPLRDAVDTTTPIG is encoded by the coding sequence GTGAAGCGTCTCGCCCTCGCCGGGAGCACGACGGTCATCACCGGAGCCGCGAACGGGATGGGCGCGCAGATCGCGCGGATCCTCGCCGCCGACGGCGTGCACCTCGCTCTGATCGACCACGACGCCGACGCGCTCGCGACGGTGGTCGCGGCCCTACCGCCGACGACCGTCACCGCTCACGTGGTCGACCTGCGCGACGATGAGGCCGTCTTCGCCGCCGCCGCCGACATCTCCGCCGCGCATCCTCGGATCTCCGCCCTGATCACGTGCGCGGGATCGTCGATGCTCGGCACGCTCGACCAGCTCACGATGGAGGAGATGCGCTGGCTCGCCGACGTCAACCTCTGGGGCACCGTGTCCATCACCAAAGCCCTGCTGCCCTCGCTGCGCGCGTCTCGCGCTGCGCACATCACCCACCTCGCGAGCATCTACGCGCTCGCCGCACCCGCCGGACGCATCCCGTATGCGCTGAGCAAGTACGCGGTGCGGGGCTTCTCCGAGGCCCTGCGGCACGAGCTCGAGGGGACGACTGTGACGGTGGGGGCGGTGTACCCGGCCGGAGTCCGCACCGGCATCATCCTGCACGGTCGCTACGCCGCGGCGATCGATCCCGCCGTGGCCGCACGGGCGGCGGAGGCGCAGGCGGCGATGTACCACACCGAGCCCGCGGACGCGGCTGCCGCGATCGTCCGGGCCACGGTGCGCCGTCGTGCGCGCACGATGGTGGGCCGGGAGGCCCGCCTCGTCGACGTCCTGGTGCGGCTCGCTCCTGCCGCCTATTGGCGAGTGATGCGCCGCCCCCTGCGCGACGCCGTCGACACGACGACCCCGATCGGCTGA
- a CDS encoding response regulator, whose protein sequence is MSEIRVLVVDDDPGARALHGRFIAETPGFDLVGTAGTGAAALAQVTDDVDLLLLDMRLPDISGVEVLHRLRAVDAAGPDVLVISSSRDQVTVRQALAAHVAGYLIKPFTQEVLRRRLEEYAARRSARDGSEQDRPLAQGEVDRLLATGTIRVSDRTEERPPALSADPTGGLPKGLADVTLARVMAALDPVTSRSASEIATACALSRATARRYLEHLVATGVIDLAHRYGKRGRPQVLYRLAPSPDA, encoded by the coding sequence ATGAGCGAGATCCGTGTGCTCGTGGTCGACGACGACCCCGGCGCTCGCGCACTGCACGGCCGGTTCATCGCCGAGACTCCCGGTTTCGACCTCGTGGGCACGGCGGGCACCGGCGCCGCAGCGCTCGCACAGGTGACCGACGACGTGGACCTGCTGCTGCTCGACATGCGCCTGCCCGACATCAGCGGCGTCGAAGTGCTGCACCGACTTCGCGCCGTCGATGCAGCGGGCCCCGACGTGCTCGTGATCAGCTCGTCGCGCGACCAGGTCACGGTGCGACAGGCGCTCGCGGCGCACGTCGCCGGGTATCTCATCAAACCCTTCACGCAGGAAGTCCTGCGCCGGAGGCTGGAGGAGTACGCCGCACGGCGCAGCGCCCGCGATGGTTCGGAGCAGGACCGACCCCTCGCACAGGGCGAGGTCGACCGGCTGCTCGCCACCGGAACCATCCGGGTCAGCGACCGGACGGAGGAGCGTCCACCGGCACTCTCGGCCGACCCGACGGGCGGTCTGCCGAAGGGACTCGCCGACGTCACGCTGGCCCGCGTGATGGCGGCTCTCGACCCGGTCACCTCGCGGTCGGCATCCGAGATCGCCACCGCGTGCGCGCTCTCGCGGGCGACCGCTCGCCGCTACCTCGAGCACCTCGTCGCGACGGGTGTGATCGATCTGGCACACCGGTACGGCAAGCGGGGACGCCCGCAGGTGCTCTACCGCCTCGCCCCGTCCCCCGACGCGTGA
- a CDS encoding asparagine synthase, translating to MGRTADAVAEGVAIATAAARLAVKNHILIGTIAENGVFDTDRYVADAREALRAMAEESEEIERNLTQLRKRARGRHSDPSGTHDYRDRDVRNLRRRAKQSHGVAAKLRDVMEDDAALRVIVEEAREGAWADVRHNLDRRLRVEGMRPDQDPDYDRMREARMQALRLVDLQALSSLQRAKAKRKTKQKVGADED from the coding sequence GTGGGAAGAACTGCGGATGCCGTCGCCGAAGGCGTTGCGATCGCGACCGCCGCCGCGCGCCTCGCCGTGAAGAATCACATCCTCATCGGCACGATCGCCGAGAACGGGGTGTTCGACACCGACCGGTACGTCGCCGACGCGCGGGAGGCGCTGCGGGCGATGGCCGAGGAGTCGGAGGAGATCGAGCGCAACCTGACCCAGCTGCGCAAGCGCGCCAGGGGCCGTCACTCCGATCCGTCGGGCACCCACGACTACCGCGACCGCGATGTGCGCAACCTGCGCCGCCGGGCCAAGCAGTCGCACGGTGTCGCCGCGAAGCTGCGCGACGTGATGGAAGACGACGCGGCGCTGCGCGTGATCGTCGAGGAGGCCCGCGAGGGCGCCTGGGCCGATGTGCGCCACAACCTCGATCGGCGCCTGCGCGTCGAGGGGATGCGGCCCGATCAGGACCCCGACTACGACCGGATGCGCGAGGCCAGGATGCAGGCGCTGCGGCTCGTCGACCTGCAGGCGCTGTCGTCGCTGCAGCGCGCGAAGGCCAAGCGGAAGACGAAGCAGAAGGTCGGCGCGGACGAGGACTGA
- a CDS encoding GNAT family N-acetyltransferase, with protein sequence MPVRLTPLDDARFDDWRAATRERLLSLRLESGMFVGGDAIERVDAFLDELLPHGPATETSLILTIDEGAHRRGTVWLAANNGVLFVVDLSFDSAPDAALLDQVLERLRELARRQSVDRISMAVYVCDAASRAFVEGRGFEVASIQMLLEPLPSRDAPSSLVLTPMTAARFVDFAASSEAAFAEDLASSGRYSAEDAAVESHRQMQLELPDGIDSAGQELFTAEVEGEEVGVLWIGIRRRGGRPHAFILDIEIASDRRRRGYGRDVMIAAEREAARFGADSIGLHVFGFNAGAVRLYESLGYRRIEERFLLTV encoded by the coding sequence ATGCCTGTGCGCCTGACTCCGCTCGATGACGCCCGGTTCGACGACTGGCGTGCGGCCACGCGGGAGCGCCTGCTCTCCCTCCGCCTGGAGTCGGGGATGTTCGTCGGGGGCGACGCGATCGAGAGGGTCGATGCGTTCCTCGACGAATTGCTGCCGCACGGGCCCGCCACCGAGACCTCTCTGATCCTCACGATCGACGAGGGCGCGCATCGGCGCGGAACGGTGTGGCTCGCCGCCAACAACGGCGTGCTGTTCGTCGTCGACCTCTCGTTCGACTCCGCACCGGATGCGGCGCTGCTCGACCAGGTGCTAGAGCGTCTGAGGGAGCTCGCACGGCGGCAGAGCGTCGACCGGATCAGCATGGCCGTCTACGTCTGCGACGCCGCGAGTCGTGCATTCGTCGAGGGACGCGGATTCGAGGTCGCCTCGATCCAGATGCTTCTCGAACCGCTGCCGTCGCGCGATGCGCCCTCGTCTCTGGTGCTGACGCCGATGACGGCAGCCCGCTTCGTCGATTTCGCGGCGAGCTCCGAGGCGGCCTTCGCCGAGGATCTCGCATCCTCCGGCCGCTATTCGGCGGAGGATGCGGCGGTGGAGTCGCACCGGCAGATGCAGCTCGAGCTGCCGGACGGCATCGATTCCGCCGGGCAGGAGCTCTTCACCGCCGAGGTCGAGGGCGAGGAGGTCGGAGTCCTCTGGATCGGCATCCGCCGTCGCGGCGGGCGCCCGCACGCGTTCATCCTCGACATCGAGATCGCGAGCGACCGACGTCGCCGGGGGTACGGGCGCGACGTGATGATCGCGGCCGAGCGGGAGGCGGCGCGGTTCGGCGCCGACTCGATCGGACTCCACGTCTTCGGGTTCAACGCCGGGGCGGTCCGACTGTACGAGAGCCTGGGGTACCGGCGCATCGAAGAACGCTTCCTGCTCACGGTCTGA